The following are from one region of the Sandaracinus amylolyticus genome:
- a CDS encoding IPT/TIG domain-containing protein, with translation MSGRFLLLALVATSLAAGCNRPGAIDLPDAAGIDAATPIDSGVPTFSDSAIANTSLSLDRVVPAHGPFVGGNQAILRGTGFTDDAQVTIGGRAVQPADHQLIDSRRLAVIVPAGDVGPADVEVQVGDDVVVLEDGYTYDALQVDPARGSIAGGTFVTITGSGTTFAAGDTVIFGRMPCTDVTVVSETRITCRTPASSAGEVDVTVRRAADGAETIAEDAFEYYDTSDPLNGGLGGGTISGSLNVTVVDWFTDTPLEGAFVIVGEDLATPHQGLSNALGQITFSGPDIVGPLTVHVAKDCYQRTSVVAFDASDVTVFLRMWDPLTLPERCRSDGEPPPPTGGRGRNLSFVEGDLIWRGPNEYGPNPWANIPEPRDGWERVAYVYTTVREIGLANPDPAAGGAHQRVIEVLPDDGTQHLGYPYRILAYPRGMAVYALAGLQERRTGGRFIPYVMGVARSVLAGPGDTVSGVDIVMDIPLDHYVDVDLGTLPASTPVGPNRFRVQAFLDLGGEGLIRRQVASQDFDTLRRYDAARDFRFVSQPALSGSIADGRYRVTAGWFSGDGDGEPFTYAVRNGVTAVDETVLMPDFLGVPIAVAPSVGQSLPADRILRWRADGGPTPDLYWLLLFSEDGNLAWEMFVPGTVTSAPMPDLSTIPELFDVPDGAIYWQVRSARIPGFDFDELSYAQLSDRYWSHSARNTFIVQR, from the coding sequence ATGTCGGGACGCTTCCTTCTCCTCGCGCTCGTGGCCACGTCGCTCGCCGCGGGGTGCAATCGACCGGGCGCCATCGATCTGCCGGACGCCGCGGGCATCGACGCCGCCACTCCGATCGATTCGGGCGTCCCCACCTTCTCGGACAGCGCGATCGCCAACACGTCGCTCTCGCTCGATCGCGTCGTGCCCGCGCACGGTCCGTTCGTCGGCGGCAACCAGGCGATCCTCCGGGGCACCGGTTTCACCGACGACGCCCAGGTGACGATCGGTGGCCGCGCGGTGCAGCCGGCCGATCACCAGCTGATCGACTCACGCCGCCTCGCGGTCATCGTGCCCGCGGGTGACGTCGGGCCGGCCGACGTCGAGGTGCAGGTCGGCGACGACGTGGTCGTGCTCGAGGACGGCTACACGTACGACGCGCTCCAGGTCGACCCAGCGCGCGGATCGATCGCCGGCGGCACGTTCGTGACGATCACCGGCAGCGGGACGACGTTCGCCGCGGGCGACACCGTCATCTTCGGTCGCATGCCGTGCACCGACGTGACGGTGGTCTCGGAGACGCGCATCACGTGCCGCACGCCGGCGTCGTCGGCGGGCGAGGTCGACGTGACCGTGCGTCGCGCCGCGGATGGCGCGGAGACGATCGCGGAGGACGCGTTCGAGTACTACGACACGTCGGATCCGCTGAACGGCGGGCTCGGCGGCGGAACGATCTCGGGCTCGCTGAACGTCACGGTCGTCGACTGGTTCACCGACACGCCGCTCGAGGGCGCGTTCGTGATCGTCGGCGAGGACCTCGCGACGCCCCACCAGGGCCTCAGCAACGCGCTCGGGCAGATCACGTTCTCGGGCCCCGACATCGTCGGCCCGCTCACGGTCCACGTCGCGAAGGACTGCTACCAGCGCACGTCGGTGGTCGCGTTCGACGCGTCGGACGTGACGGTCTTCCTGCGCATGTGGGATCCCCTGACGCTGCCGGAGCGCTGCCGCTCGGACGGCGAGCCGCCGCCGCCGACCGGTGGGCGCGGTCGGAACCTCTCGTTCGTCGAGGGTGATCTGATCTGGCGCGGGCCCAACGAGTACGGGCCGAACCCGTGGGCGAACATCCCCGAGCCGCGCGACGGCTGGGAGCGCGTCGCGTACGTCTACACGACGGTGCGCGAGATCGGGCTCGCGAACCCCGACCCCGCGGCCGGTGGCGCGCACCAGCGCGTGATCGAGGTGCTCCCCGACGACGGAACGCAGCACCTCGGGTACCCGTACCGCATCCTCGCGTATCCGCGCGGCATGGCCGTCTACGCGCTGGCCGGTCTCCAGGAGCGTCGCACCGGAGGGCGCTTCATCCCGTACGTGATGGGCGTCGCGCGCAGCGTGCTCGCGGGCCCGGGCGACACGGTGAGCGGCGTCGACATTGTGATGGACATCCCGCTCGACCACTACGTCGACGTGGATCTCGGCACGCTGCCGGCGAGCACGCCGGTCGGGCCGAACCGGTTCCGCGTGCAGGCGTTCCTCGATCTCGGTGGCGAGGGGCTCATCCGCCGGCAGGTCGCGTCGCAGGACTTCGACACGCTGCGCCGCTACGACGCTGCGCGTGACTTCCGGTTCGTCAGCCAGCCCGCGCTCTCGGGCTCGATCGCCGACGGGCGCTATCGCGTCACCGCGGGCTGGTTCTCCGGCGACGGGGACGGCGAGCCCTTCACCTACGCGGTGCGGAACGGCGTGACGGCCGTCGACGAGACGGTGCTGATGCCGGACTTCCTCGGCGTGCCGATCGCGGTGGCGCCGAGCGTGGGCCAGAGCCTGCCCGCCGATCGCATCCTGCGCTGGCGCGCCGACGGGGGCCCGACGCCGGACCTCTACTGGCTCCTCCTCTTCAGCGAGGACGGCAACCTCGCGTGGGAGATGTTCGTGCCCGGCACCGTCACCTCGGCGCCGATGCCGGACCTCTCGACGATCCCCGAGCTCTTCGACGTGCCGGACGGCGCGATCTACTGGCAGGTGCGCTCGGCGCGGATCCCCGGGTTCGACTTCGACGAGCTCAGCTACGCCCAGCTGAGCGATCGCTACTGGAGCCACTCGGCGCGCAACACGTTCATCGTGCAGCGCTGA
- a CDS encoding metallophosphoesterase has translation MKLLRLVLSDLHLGTGVRRGELNAFEDFRHDDEFADLLAHHDREVGEHGELELILNGDVFDLLKVKIDGRWPTEITDEIATEKLRQCLDGHPRFVHALRALLAKKGRRLVFLPGNHDLDMVLPGPQELFRRYVAPGPLGERVRFVTSTDTYHLPEGIQIRHGHQLERIHRVDYARLTRKLRDGREILDLPWGSLWILDVMNPAKEQRSYVDRIQPLGRFLLGAFLFDTMFVLRFLYHSSLYFLRRRVFDIGAWVERIRRLPQMLREDIIALGGFDEVVHRELKKLRGVRCLIIGHSHGPRYLQMPGGKLLVNTGTWMKMINLDVSHLGQDSGLTYCTIDYSEDGDPRISLVKWHGMRKPYEVIPYAD, from the coding sequence ATGAAGCTCCTACGGCTCGTCCTCAGCGATCTGCACCTCGGCACCGGAGTGCGTCGCGGGGAGCTCAACGCGTTCGAGGACTTCCGGCACGACGACGAGTTCGCCGACCTCCTCGCACACCACGACCGCGAGGTCGGCGAGCACGGCGAGCTCGAGCTCATCCTCAACGGCGATGTGTTCGATCTCCTCAAGGTGAAGATCGACGGCCGCTGGCCCACCGAGATCACCGACGAGATCGCGACCGAGAAGCTGCGGCAGTGCCTCGACGGACATCCGCGCTTCGTGCACGCGCTGCGGGCGCTGCTCGCGAAGAAGGGGCGGCGTCTCGTCTTCCTTCCCGGCAATCACGACCTCGACATGGTGTTGCCCGGCCCGCAGGAGCTGTTCCGCCGGTACGTCGCCCCGGGTCCGCTGGGCGAGCGCGTCCGCTTCGTGACCTCGACGGACACCTACCATTTGCCCGAAGGCATCCAGATCCGTCACGGGCACCAGCTCGAGCGCATCCATCGCGTCGACTACGCGCGCCTCACCCGGAAGCTGCGCGACGGGCGCGAGATCCTCGATCTGCCCTGGGGCAGCCTGTGGATCCTCGACGTGATGAACCCCGCGAAGGAGCAGCGGAGCTACGTCGATCGCATCCAGCCGCTGGGGCGCTTCCTGCTCGGCGCGTTCCTCTTCGACACGATGTTCGTGCTGCGCTTCCTCTACCACTCGAGCCTCTACTTCCTGCGGCGCCGGGTGTTCGACATCGGCGCGTGGGTCGAGCGCATCCGCAGGCTCCCGCAGATGTTGCGCGAGGACATCATCGCGCTCGGGGGCTTCGACGAGGTGGTGCACCGCGAGCTCAAGAAGCTGCGCGGCGTGCGGTGCTTGATCATCGGGCACAGCCACGGGCCGCGGTACCTGCAGATGCCGGGCGGCAAGCTGCTGGTGAACACCGGCACCTGGATGAAGATGATCAACCTCGACGTGAGCCATCTCGGGCAGGACAGCGGGCTCACGTACTGCACCATCGACTATTCGGAGGACGGTGATCCGCGCATCTCGCTCGTGAAGTGGCACGGGATGCGGAAGCCGTACGAGGTGATCCCCTATGCCGACTGA